A single Theropithecus gelada isolate Dixy chromosome 7b, Tgel_1.0, whole genome shotgun sequence DNA region contains:
- the NUDT14 gene encoding uridine diphosphate glucose pyrophosphatase isoform X2 has product MDRIEGASVGRCAASPYLRPLTLHYRQNGAQKSWDFMKTHDSVTVLLFNSSRRSLVLVKQFRPAVYAGEVERHFPGSLAAVDQDRPRELQPALPGSAGVTVELCAGLVDQPGLSLEEVACKEAWEECGYHLAPSDLRRVATYWDTTMGS; this is encoded by the exons ATGGACCGCATCGAGGGAGCGTCCGTGGGCCGCTGCGCCGCCTCACCCTACCTGCGGCCGCTCACGCTGCATTACCGCCAG AACGGTGCCCAGAAGTCCTGGGACTTCATGAAGACGCATGACAG CGTGACCGTTCTCTTATTCAACTCTTCTCGGAGGAGCCTGGTGTTGGTGAAGCAGTTCCGGCCAG CTGTGTATGCGGGCGAGGTGGAGCGCCACTTCCCAGGGTCCCTAGCAGCTGTAGACCAGGACAGGCCCCGGGAGCTGCAGCCAGCCCTGCCCGGCTCAGCGGGGGTGACAGTTGAGCTGTGTGCCGGCCTTGTGGACCAGCCTGGGCTCTCGCTGGAGGAAGTGGCTTGCAAGGAGGCTTGGGAGGAGTGTGGCTACCACTTGGCCCCGTCTGATCTGCGCCGGGTCGCCACATACTG GGACACTACGATGGGCTCCTGA